One stretch of Nitrosococcus watsonii C-113 DNA includes these proteins:
- a CDS encoding YncE family protein, whose translation MKQRYPLPVFYTVVLTLSLIIPMLFSPRAQGEILAMLNYEAKPEQMIQKEGLAIIDVDPNSPRFGKMLMDIPLPPGLVAHHLYYNQDHSKIYVTALGKSILHVLDVTRFPYRIKAVEIPQCEVLEDMTFSKDKQTWYLTCMGSSNIIVGNAATDKPIKSIKAALSNSAFIRYPHGIALHDGLDRLLVTSTVRHSDLGDAGETITVIEPSTGKVLSTHKVSEKPSPSGAAPVEVRFLPDAEPPLVYINNMYEGNLWTAVWDSDKKAFDFQQVADFAPQGRGVPLVIEFNRKGDRLFVTTAKPGHLNIFDISDPQSPELLKAIPTAPGAHHMVLSPDERYVFVQNSFLNLPAMSDGSITVVDLAKGEAIAQIDTLKNQGFNPNCIVLLPEWASGRQNH comes from the coding sequence ATGAAACAAAGATACCCTCTTCCCGTTTTTTACACTGTTGTCCTTACGCTTAGTTTAATAATTCCGATGTTATTTTCTCCCCGTGCTCAGGGAGAAATTCTTGCCATGCTCAATTACGAGGCGAAGCCAGAGCAGATGATTCAGAAAGAAGGGCTCGCCATCATCGATGTCGATCCCAATTCACCCCGTTTTGGCAAAATGCTAATGGATATTCCCCTGCCCCCCGGCTTAGTGGCCCATCATCTTTACTACAACCAGGACCATAGCAAAATCTACGTAACCGCTCTAGGAAAAAGCATTTTGCACGTCCTAGATGTAACCCGGTTTCCCTACCGGATAAAGGCGGTAGAGATTCCCCAATGCGAGGTTCTGGAGGACATGACCTTCTCCAAGGATAAACAAACATGGTATCTCACCTGCATGGGGTCCAGTAACATTATCGTGGGCAACGCCGCCACGGATAAGCCTATCAAATCCATCAAGGCTGCGCTTTCAAACTCAGCTTTTATTCGTTATCCCCATGGAATCGCCCTCCACGACGGCCTTGACCGCTTATTGGTCACAAGCACGGTTCGGCACTCGGATTTAGGCGATGCGGGAGAAACCATTACGGTCATTGAACCCAGCACGGGGAAGGTGCTGTCCACCCACAAGGTCTCTGAGAAACCCTCTCCTTCAGGGGCAGCCCCCGTGGAAGTTCGCTTTCTGCCCGATGCTGAACCTCCGCTGGTCTATATCAATAACATGTACGAAGGGAACCTCTGGACAGCAGTTTGGGATTCGGATAAAAAAGCGTTCGATTTCCAGCAAGTGGCGGACTTTGCGCCCCAGGGGCGGGGCGTTCCCCTTGTCATAGAGTTCAACCGCAAGGGTGATCGGCTTTTTGTTACCACAGCCAAACCGGGCCATTTGAATATTTTTGATATCAGCGATCCCCAATCCCCCGAGCTGCTGAAGGCTATTCCCACGGCTCCTGGCGCTCACCATATGGTATTATCGCCTGATGAACGCTACGTTTTTGTCCAGAATAGCTTCCTCAATCTACCGGCAATGAGCGATGGCTCGATTACCGTGGTTGATCTCGCGAAAGGCGAAGCGATAGCGCAAATCGACACCCTCAAAAACCAAGGATTCAATCCCAATTGCATCGTGCTTTTACCGGAGTGGGCGTCGGGCAGGCAGAACCACTGA
- a CDS encoding PhnD/SsuA/transferrin family substrate-binding protein, whose product MLSNDFQTQRDAIDAGKVDLIYANPYDTSMLVREKGFTALVKPKDEADEATVAVHSRSPAKTVEDLEAGVKVALTLNIPVFFLLLPALCDE is encoded by the coding sequence ATTCTATCTAATGATTTTCAAACCCAGCGTGATGCCATTGATGCCGGAAAAGTGGATTTAATTTATGCTAATCCCTACGATACTTCAATGCTGGTCAGGGAAAAGGGGTTCACCGCTTTAGTTAAACCAAAAGATGAAGCGGACGAGGCCACCGTCGCTGTTCATAGCCGTAGTCCCGCAAAAACCGTGGAAGATTTGGAAGCCGGAGTGAAAGTCGCTCTTACTCTTAATATTCCCGTCTTTTTCTTGCTCCTTCCGGCCCTTTGCGATGAATAA
- a CDS encoding transposase, with the protein MLVFNEYLLNFYWKPVLWTRAYCLITAGGAPLEVLREYIKKQERPKD; encoded by the coding sequence ATATTAGTTTTCAATGAGTATCTACTCAACTTCTACTGGAAACCTGTTCTATGGACTAGAGCTTATTGCCTGATAACTGCTGGAGGAGCGCCGCTCGAAGTATTGAGGGAATACATCAAAAAACAGGAAAGACCGAAAGATTAG
- a CDS encoding M61 family metallopeptidase, giving the protein MSFIHYRIIPKNPQAHLFQVTLTILEPAPKGQRLSLPAWIPGSYLIRDFAKHIVRLSAESQGQPLTVEKISKSVWQCAPSTEPLTLSYEIYAWDSSVRAAHLDTFHGFFNGTSMFLRVEGQADQPCTVTLVPPEGEVYRRWRVATALPRAGAEPYGFGDYQAGDYEELIDHPVEMGEFSLATFEACGVPHDIVITGRHRADMERLSRDLTVLCEHHIRFFGEPAPMDRYVFLVTAVGEGYGGLEHRASSALLCSRNDLPQVGETEVREGYRNFLGLCSHEYFHTWNIKRIKPAAFVPYDLQQENYTHLLWAFEGITSYYDDLGLVRSGLISQESYLELLGQTITRVLRGSGRLKQNLAESSFDAWTKFYQQDENAPNAIVSYYTKGAWVALTLDLTLRRETHGKCSLDEVMRALWEAYGKTGAGVPEDGVERQVAEVSGVELTDFFEVALRRAEDLPLQALLAQVGIRYELRTSESNDDKGGKPSNGGEPRARLGIRLVPNEKEARISQVFDESAAQWAGLSAGDSLIAVDGIRVTASNLEKVIGSYPGGARVLIHAFRRDELREFEVTLQLPPKDTCVLTMDENAHPPAVAAREAWLAVK; this is encoded by the coding sequence ATGTCGTTTATTCATTATCGCATTATTCCTAAAAATCCCCAGGCCCACCTGTTCCAGGTGACACTTACTATTTTAGAACCTGCTCCTAAAGGCCAGCGTTTGTCGCTACCGGCCTGGATTCCAGGGAGTTATTTGATTCGCGATTTTGCCAAGCACATAGTACGGCTTAGCGCCGAATCCCAGGGGCAACCGCTTACCGTTGAAAAAATAAGCAAATCTGTCTGGCAATGCGCGCCAAGCACGGAGCCGCTAACGCTTAGTTACGAGATTTATGCTTGGGATAGTTCGGTACGGGCAGCGCATCTTGATACTTTCCATGGCTTCTTTAATGGCACCAGCATGTTTCTTAGGGTGGAGGGGCAAGCGGATCAGCCCTGCACCGTTACCCTTGTGCCGCCAGAAGGGGAGGTGTACCGCCGCTGGCGAGTAGCTACCGCTTTGCCTCGGGCTGGTGCCGAACCCTATGGCTTTGGTGACTATCAGGCGGGGGATTATGAGGAACTGATTGATCATCCGGTGGAAATGGGCGAGTTTAGCCTGGCCACCTTCGAGGCTTGTGGTGTTCCCCACGATATCGTTATTACGGGCCGCCATCGGGCTGATATGGAGCGTCTGAGTCGGGATCTGACAGTTTTATGCGAACATCATATCCGTTTCTTTGGCGAACCCGCACCCATGGACCGTTATGTCTTTTTAGTGACTGCCGTGGGCGAAGGGTATGGGGGGTTGGAACATCGGGCTTCGAGTGCTTTGCTATGCAGTCGAAACGATTTGCCTCAAGTAGGAGAAACCGAGGTGCGGGAAGGATATCGGAATTTTCTTGGCTTATGCAGCCATGAATATTTCCATACCTGGAATATCAAGCGTATCAAGCCTGCCGCTTTTGTTCCCTACGATCTTCAGCAAGAGAATTACACCCACCTGCTTTGGGCTTTTGAAGGCATTACCTCCTATTATGACGATCTGGGGCTGGTGCGTTCGGGGCTGATTAGCCAAGAGAGTTATTTAGAGTTGCTGGGACAGACCATCACCCGGGTGTTGCGAGGCTCGGGCCGGCTTAAGCAAAATCTAGCCGAATCCAGCTTTGATGCCTGGACGAAGTTTTACCAGCAGGATGAAAACGCTCCCAATGCTATCGTGAGTTACTATACCAAGGGTGCATGGGTAGCCCTGACGCTGGATCTAACTCTGCGGCGCGAAACCCACGGCAAGTGTTCCTTGGATGAGGTGATGCGGGCGTTGTGGGAGGCTTATGGCAAAACGGGGGCAGGCGTACCTGAGGATGGGGTAGAACGGCAGGTTGCTGAAGTTTCAGGCGTGGAGCTAACGGATTTCTTTGAAGTAGCGCTGCGGCGGGCGGAGGATCTTCCCCTGCAAGCGTTGTTGGCCCAGGTTGGGATTCGCTATGAGCTGCGTACCTCAGAATCCAATGATGATAAAGGCGGTAAACCTAGCAACGGGGGCGAGCCTCGCGCTAGGCTAGGTATTCGCCTGGTTCCGAATGAAAAAGAGGCTAGGATCAGCCAAGTCTTCGATGAGAGTGCGGCTCAATGGGCCGGACTCTCAGCTGGGGATAGCCTCATTGCCGTGGATGGCATTAGGGTGACCGCCAGCAATCTGGAGAAAGTCATTGGCTCTTATCCAGGAGGAGCGAGAGTTCTTATCCATGCTTTTCGGCGGGATGAATTGCGGGAGTTTGAGGTCACTTTGCAACTGCCTCCCAAGGATACCTGCGTGCTGACTATGGATGAAAACGCTCATCCGCCCGCTGTGGCCGCCCGGGAGGCTTGGTTAGCGGTAAAGTAG
- a CDS encoding 3-deoxy-7-phosphoheptulonate synthase, whose translation MSFPTEDLRIKNIQEVIPPAQLHEGLPITGEASETVYRARQAIQEVLGGKDDRLLVIAGPCSIHDPQAARDYGKRLKLLIDELADELLIVMRVYFEKPRSTVGWKGLINDPHLDGSFQINEGLRLARKLLLDLAETGVPAGTEYLDLISPQYVADLIAWGAIGARTTESQVHRELASGLSCPVGFKNATNGSLGAAMSAIVSASKPHHFLSLTLAGRSAIFSTAGNPYCHLILRGGQKPNYDAESVNKTAQNLIQTGLRPQVMIDCSHGNSSKSPKKQALVARDIAGQIAAGDERIMGVMLESHLIAGRQDVIPNTPLTYGQSITDACMGWEESEQLLRELARAIQKRRQQTSAKHIISEKKQANRG comes from the coding sequence ATGAGCTTTCCTACTGAAGATCTTCGCATTAAGAACATTCAAGAAGTTATTCCTCCGGCCCAACTCCATGAGGGTTTGCCCATTACCGGTGAAGCTTCGGAAACAGTCTATCGAGCCCGGCAAGCCATTCAGGAAGTGCTCGGCGGGAAAGATGACCGCCTGCTGGTGATCGCCGGCCCCTGCTCCATCCATGATCCCCAGGCTGCGCGGGATTATGGAAAAAGACTCAAGCTACTGATTGACGAGCTTGCCGATGAATTGCTCATCGTCATGCGGGTATATTTTGAGAAACCTCGCTCTACGGTAGGCTGGAAAGGGCTTATTAACGATCCCCATTTGGACGGTAGTTTTCAGATTAATGAAGGCTTGCGCCTGGCCCGTAAACTGCTGTTGGATCTGGCCGAAACAGGCGTGCCGGCAGGTACTGAATACCTGGATCTCATCAGCCCGCAATATGTCGCTGATCTCATTGCCTGGGGCGCAATCGGCGCTCGTACAACCGAAAGTCAGGTGCATCGGGAACTCGCTTCGGGACTCTCATGTCCGGTTGGCTTTAAGAATGCGACCAACGGCAGTCTAGGTGCCGCCATGTCCGCTATCGTCTCGGCCTCAAAGCCCCATCATTTTCTCTCCCTCACCCTGGCTGGCCGTTCAGCTATTTTTTCAACGGCCGGAAATCCATATTGCCATCTCATTTTACGGGGTGGACAGAAACCTAATTACGATGCGGAAAGCGTTAACAAAACAGCCCAGAATCTTATTCAAACGGGCCTTCGGCCTCAAGTCATGATTGATTGCAGCCATGGCAACAGTAGCAAGAGCCCCAAAAAGCAAGCGCTAGTGGCTAGGGATATTGCGGGGCAAATTGCTGCGGGCGATGAGCGGATCATGGGGGTTATGCTGGAAAGCCATCTCATAGCAGGACGCCAGGATGTTATTCCAAACACTCCTCTTACTTATGGTCAAAGCATCACCGATGCCTGTATGGGCTGGGAAGAAAGCGAGCAGTTGCTTCGTGAACTTGCCCGCGCTATCCAGAAGCGGCGGCAGCAAACATCAGCAAAACACATTATCTCTGAGAAAAAGCAGGCCAACAGAGGTTAG
- a CDS encoding metal-sulfur cluster assembly factor: protein MSQSTLNQDKIIFALHEVIDPEAGVSIVDLGLIYHIQLYERRIDIRMTMTTPACPLHESIRAEIKAAIGRCLPEISEVSVELVWDPPWHPDRMSERAKRQLGWFGR, encoded by the coding sequence ATGAGCCAATCAACTTTAAACCAAGACAAAATCATTTTCGCCCTGCATGAAGTGATTGATCCCGAGGCCGGCGTCAGCATAGTCGACCTGGGTCTTATCTATCATATTCAGCTGTATGAGCGCCGCATTGATATCCGGATGACGATGACCACTCCGGCCTGTCCTTTGCACGAGTCCATTCGCGCTGAGATTAAAGCGGCGATTGGGCGTTGTTTGCCGGAGATTAGTGAAGTGTCCGTGGAATTGGTATGGGATCCTCCCTGGCACCCGGATAGGATGTCTGAAAGGGCTAAACGTCAGCTAGGTTGGTTTGGCCGGTAG
- a CDS encoding TonB-dependent receptor, whose translation MDDAVALEALVVTADPLGRSEEDILQPTSVLMGKALSIKDKRNIGEAVAGELGVTSSDFGPAVGRPIIRGLGGTRVRVLEDGIGAMDVSAISPDHAVAVQPFFADQIEIFKGPATLLYGSGAIGGVVNIVDHRILDYVPEAIEGDVYGHYDSVADDATGVFRFNAGAGDFAFHLAGLLRDTEDYGIPGFAQVNPEPAAKSGTLANSDVHTKNFTGGLSLVRDEGFLGLAVSRLTNEYGVPGEHGHEDEAGQAHEEGGVRIDQAQTRLDIKGALYLPLAGIQTIKTRWGHNDHTHQEFEPSGLASTILNNKEWEGRVEFLHTPFGEWEGVAGLQYRNRDLSARGEEAFMPPSSRMDSMSVFILEGRAWRRWHFEMGGRFEHQVAKKSEGGPHASHDLFSISGGAMWDFWKDYAVGFNVSHSERAPALEELFSEGPHLATNTFEIGNPFLNKEISNNLDLSLRKTRSHWHWKLNLFANFISDFIFLQEQDKNGDGMADRVNLEGELAMDPDALLLVNEKQADAEFFGVEFETVIGLFEDHRGKLDLRLWTDYVRGKLKNGANLPRITPLRFGSELDYERGPGYAGINLMRVQAQGETAALETETGGYTLLKAYMGYRFALGPVQYAVFLRGTNLLDEEARRHTSFLKNQAPLPGRSAMVGVNATF comes from the coding sequence ATGGACGACGCCGTAGCATTGGAAGCGTTAGTGGTGACGGCTGATCCCTTGGGCAGAAGCGAGGAGGATATATTGCAGCCTACTTCGGTACTGATGGGTAAGGCGTTATCGATTAAGGATAAACGCAATATTGGGGAGGCTGTGGCTGGGGAACTCGGGGTGACTTCCAGCGACTTTGGCCCTGCGGTAGGCCGTCCAATTATCCGGGGTTTGGGCGGAACCCGCGTTCGCGTATTAGAAGACGGCATTGGGGCCATGGATGTTTCCGCTATCAGTCCGGACCATGCGGTGGCTGTCCAACCTTTCTTTGCGGATCAGATTGAAATTTTCAAGGGGCCGGCTACTTTACTATACGGCAGTGGTGCTATTGGGGGAGTGGTTAATATTGTCGACCACCGAATTCTCGATTATGTCCCCGAAGCCATTGAGGGGGATGTGTACGGCCATTATGATTCGGTTGCTGATGACGCTACCGGCGTTTTTCGCTTTAATGCCGGTGCAGGTGATTTTGCATTTCACCTGGCTGGCCTTTTGCGGGATACGGAGGATTATGGTATTCCGGGATTTGCCCAGGTTAATCCTGAGCCGGCCGCGAAAAGTGGAACACTTGCAAACAGCGATGTCCACACCAAGAATTTTACCGGTGGTTTATCTCTCGTTCGTGATGAGGGATTTTTAGGGCTTGCCGTGAGTCGCCTCACCAATGAATATGGTGTCCCTGGTGAGCATGGGCATGAAGATGAAGCAGGGCAGGCGCACGAAGAGGGCGGAGTCCGTATTGATCAAGCCCAGACCCGTCTTGATATTAAAGGGGCCTTATACTTACCTTTAGCGGGAATCCAAACCATTAAAACCCGATGGGGCCATAATGATCATACCCATCAGGAATTTGAGCCCTCTGGGCTGGCTAGCACGATTTTAAATAACAAAGAGTGGGAGGGTCGGGTTGAATTTCTTCATACTCCTTTTGGAGAGTGGGAGGGGGTCGCTGGATTGCAATACCGCAACCGGGACCTTTCCGCTAGAGGGGAGGAGGCTTTCATGCCTCCCTCCTCGCGGATGGATTCTATGAGCGTCTTTATTTTAGAAGGGCGTGCTTGGCGGCGCTGGCATTTCGAGATGGGGGGGCGATTTGAGCATCAGGTAGCTAAGAAATCAGAGGGTGGCCCGCACGCGAGCCATGATCTATTCAGTATCTCTGGCGGAGCCATGTGGGATTTCTGGAAAGACTATGCTGTCGGCTTCAATGTTTCCCATTCCGAGCGGGCCCCCGCGTTGGAAGAGCTATTTTCAGAAGGTCCCCACCTGGCTACCAATACGTTTGAAATTGGCAATCCTTTCCTGAACAAGGAAATCTCCAATAATTTGGATCTATCCTTGCGTAAGACTCGTTCACATTGGCATTGGAAGTTGAATCTTTTTGCTAATTTCATCAGCGATTTCATTTTCTTACAAGAGCAGGATAAAAATGGTGATGGGATGGCTGATCGGGTTAATTTGGAAGGGGAATTAGCCATGGACCCGGATGCGCTTTTATTGGTAAACGAAAAACAAGCGGATGCTGAGTTTTTTGGCGTAGAATTTGAAACGGTAATAGGTCTATTTGAGGATCATCGCGGTAAGCTAGATCTTCGTTTATGGACCGACTATGTCAGGGGTAAATTGAAAAATGGCGCTAATTTACCTCGAATAACGCCTTTGCGTTTTGGGAGTGAATTGGACTATGAGCGAGGACCGGGGTATGCGGGTATTAATCTAATGCGGGTTCAAGCCCAAGGGGAGACGGCAGCACTAGAGACAGAGACTGGAGGCTATACCCTATTAAAGGCTTATATGGGATATCGCTTTGCGCTGGGGCCGGTGCAGTATGCTGTTTTCCTGCGGGGGACAAATCTCTTAGATGAGGAAGCCCGGCGCCATACTTCCTTTTTAAAAAACCAGGCTCCTTTACCAGGCCGTTCAGCCATGGTCGGCGTAAACGCGACTTTCTAA
- a CDS encoding roadblock/LC7 domain-containing protein — MRADMLTAVLNDLNSTSADIEASGVISIDGLMIASVLPTTLDKDRIGAMSAAMLALGDRSAKELERGALEQVLIKGDHGYVLMTYAGDEAVLTVMAKPRAKLGLIFLDVKRAAESIASMI, encoded by the coding sequence ATGCGCGCAGATATGCTGACTGCAGTCCTCAATGATCTCAATAGCACCTCCGCTGATATCGAGGCATCTGGAGTCATTTCAATCGATGGACTAATGATAGCCTCGGTTTTGCCTACTACTCTCGATAAAGACAGGATAGGCGCCATGAGCGCCGCCATGTTGGCTTTGGGTGATAGAAGCGCCAAAGAATTAGAGCGTGGGGCCTTGGAGCAAGTTCTGATAAAAGGGGATCACGGCTATGTGCTAATGACCTATGCGGGCGATGAAGCGGTGCTCACAGTCATGGCAAAACCCCGCGCAAAACTTGGGTTGATTTTTCTTGATGTCAAAAGAGCGGCTGAAAGTATCGCTTCAATGATATGA
- the nhaD gene encoding sodium:proton antiporter NhaD, with amino-acid sequence MHRDFSQIALPGRIQALWMLLAFSIAPELSFAAETSESLDLTQHWAGYSALFIFVLAYTLVILEERLHLRKSKPVIVAAGIIWALVAAAEVQIGTPGIAGEALRHNLLEFAELFLFLLAAMTYINTMGERKVFEVLRAWLVSQGFSLRTIFWLTGLLAFFISPIADNLTTALLMATVVMAVGGSNRQFVVVACINVVVAANAGGAFSPFGDITTLMVWQKGMVEFQEFFVLFFPSLINWLVPAVFMAFAIPKAHPPALDEYVALKNGAWIVIGLFIVTITMAVSFHNFLHLPPVLGMMTGLGLLKFFGYYLKRRDEAVLSFLNQQSSEKSGGHPQPLARPFNIFEQLERAEWDTLMFFYGIILCVGGLGAIGYLALGSQFMYVDLGPTTANILVGILSAIVDNIPVMFAVLSMEPDMGHGQWLLVTLTAGVGGSLLSIGSAAGVAVMGQARGVYTFFAHLKWIWAIALGYGASIWAHLILNAELFQ; translated from the coding sequence ATGCACCGAGATTTTTCTCAAATTGCCTTGCCGGGGAGAATCCAAGCACTTTGGATGCTGTTGGCCTTCTCTATCGCGCCGGAATTGAGCTTCGCTGCCGAAACCTCTGAATCCCTCGATCTCACCCAGCATTGGGCGGGCTATAGTGCCCTGTTCATTTTTGTGCTGGCCTATACATTAGTGATCCTGGAGGAGCGGCTACACTTACGAAAATCCAAACCGGTGATTGTCGCTGCGGGCATTATCTGGGCGCTCGTTGCGGCCGCGGAGGTCCAGATCGGAACGCCTGGGATAGCTGGAGAAGCCCTCCGTCATAACTTACTAGAGTTTGCGGAACTCTTTCTATTTTTGCTAGCGGCCATGACCTATATTAATACCATGGGCGAGCGAAAGGTATTCGAGGTTCTGCGCGCCTGGCTGGTTTCACAAGGCTTCTCCCTGCGTACTATCTTCTGGCTGACAGGCTTGCTTGCTTTTTTTATCTCCCCCATCGCCGATAACCTTACCACGGCCCTATTGATGGCGACGGTAGTCATGGCGGTTGGAGGAAGCAATCGCCAGTTTGTGGTAGTCGCCTGCATTAACGTGGTAGTGGCCGCCAATGCGGGAGGCGCTTTTAGTCCTTTCGGCGATATCACAACCCTTATGGTGTGGCAAAAAGGCATGGTGGAATTTCAAGAATTTTTTGTCTTGTTTTTTCCATCCTTGATCAATTGGCTGGTACCCGCAGTGTTTATGGCGTTTGCCATTCCCAAAGCCCACCCGCCAGCTTTGGATGAATATGTAGCACTGAAAAATGGTGCCTGGATCGTCATCGGCCTGTTTATCGTCACGATTACCATGGCAGTTAGCTTCCATAATTTCCTCCACTTGCCGCCCGTGTTGGGCATGATGACCGGGCTGGGATTACTCAAATTCTTTGGCTACTATCTCAAGCGCCGCGATGAAGCCGTGCTCAGCTTTCTCAACCAGCAAAGTAGTGAAAAAAGTGGCGGACATCCCCAACCCCTTGCCAGGCCATTTAACATATTTGAGCAATTAGAACGGGCGGAATGGGATACTCTGATGTTCTTTTATGGCATTATTCTTTGTGTCGGTGGATTGGGCGCCATTGGCTATCTGGCGCTAGGCTCCCAATTCATGTACGTGGATCTAGGACCGACTACTGCCAATATTCTAGTAGGCATACTTTCTGCTATCGTAGATAATATCCCGGTCATGTTTGCGGTACTCTCCATGGAACCGGACATGGGACACGGCCAATGGCTGTTAGTGACCCTGACCGCTGGGGTTGGGGGCTCACTGCTTTCCATCGGTTCAGCAGCGGGAGTAGCAGTAATGGGCCAGGCCCGGGGAGTTTATACTTTTTTTGCCCATTTGAAATGGATTTGGGCCATTGCCTTAGGCTATGGCGCTAGCATCTGGGCCCATCTTATCCTCAACGCTGAGCTGTTTCAGTAG
- a CDS encoding NnrS family protein — protein MSQGKSKPLSVDLFFFPVAAALAVVAMPVWMAMLQGWISPPGPYWHGHEMLLGYAFAVVSGYLITRVSAVTVGLLFFSWLVARLAAFGFMGEGLPAALPGLIFAGLVAYFTASPFLRAAKKFENRVFGPLFIGIGICELIYQLGASKVVPGAEPFALLVAVDLFALLLLLMGGRVIAPAVAGHFHRRGEVLAARVQPRLERMAILCMLGMIILDMIPGAAPAGGIFALGASAVTAIRAWRWRLWRVLDTPHLWALGLGYLWLVPGLGLKGWAQLTGSLSLDWALHGVTVGALGTLTLVVMARTRLQRSRQGLEDFRDIGAAALGVSLAAILRLGAPLADGEYMFLLLWGSAIAWSVAFSLLLRRLILIHRKGPEGARKRREY, from the coding sequence TTGAGCCAGGGAAAGAGTAAGCCCTTATCGGTTGATCTTTTCTTCTTTCCCGTTGCAGCTGCTTTGGCGGTGGTTGCCATGCCGGTTTGGATGGCAATGTTACAGGGTTGGATATCTCCCCCTGGGCCTTATTGGCACGGGCATGAGATGTTGCTGGGTTATGCTTTTGCCGTGGTCTCTGGGTATCTTATTACCCGAGTATCGGCGGTGACAGTAGGGCTCCTTTTCTTCAGTTGGCTTGTTGCGCGCCTGGCAGCTTTTGGTTTTATGGGGGAAGGTTTGCCAGCAGCTTTACCGGGTCTGATTTTTGCTGGGCTGGTGGCCTATTTCACCGCATCCCCTTTCCTGCGGGCAGCAAAGAAATTTGAAAACCGGGTTTTTGGACCCTTGTTTATCGGGATTGGCATTTGCGAGCTTATTTACCAGTTAGGGGCGAGCAAGGTAGTGCCTGGCGCGGAACCATTTGCCTTGCTGGTGGCTGTGGATTTATTTGCGTTGCTCTTATTGCTCATGGGAGGGCGCGTGATTGCGCCGGCGGTAGCAGGTCATTTTCATCGGCGTGGGGAGGTTCTAGCCGCCCGAGTCCAGCCTCGCTTGGAGCGGATGGCCATTTTATGTATGCTGGGCATGATTATCCTGGATATGATTCCAGGCGCGGCCCCGGCTGGGGGAATATTCGCTCTAGGCGCCAGTGCTGTGACCGCGATCCGGGCCTGGCGCTGGCGGTTGTGGCGGGTATTGGATACCCCCCATCTGTGGGCTTTAGGCTTGGGCTATCTTTGGCTTGTTCCAGGTCTCGGTCTCAAGGGGTGGGCACAGCTTACGGGGAGTCTTAGTTTAGACTGGGCGCTCCACGGCGTTACCGTTGGCGCTCTTGGAACACTGACCCTTGTTGTGATGGCCCGTACCCGCTTGCAACGGAGCCGTCAAGGGCTTGAGGATTTTAGGGATATAGGTGCCGCGGCATTAGGGGTGAGCCTCGCTGCCATACTACGCTTAGGTGCACCGTTGGCGGATGGAGAGTATATGTTCTTGCTTTTATGGGGTTCTGCCATCGCTTGGTCGGTTGCCTTTAGCTTGCTGTTGCGCCGTTTAATTCTTATTCATCGCAAAGGGCCGGAAGGAGCAAGAAAAAGACGGGAATATTAA